A section of the Aminiphilus circumscriptus DSM 16581 genome encodes:
- a CDS encoding phenylacetate--CoA ligase family protein codes for MDVLELYRIATERVPAYRRFLGERLGAVPAVATLEDFSVLPFTDKESYIKRYALEEICLDGTLRGKHVLCRSSGTSGKATYWPQLPEQERYVADYLLSDLEESFAVSVNPALVIVALGLGSWISGELTTWGLRNLGVQGGNITLVSPGLNMEETVEILETFSPRFAQTVIYTYPPFAKTLLDLAEQKGIPLKELRIAFRLAGEGYSEIFRSALNRRMGRNEGDLSSVLSGYGATDFGSAGKETPLCAAIKRLLFENDLAEAVLGRREIPSLCQYDPESHFLETDQEELVVSRYQAVPLVRYRTGDRGVLLGYDDLLGRLAAAGADPLALLEHRGISHETVRPLPFVLVWGRIDGGVTFFGANILVSQVKEVFESHPELARLFTGDFSLRKTEDERLDPVLEILVEPRHGVDPDLGTAARLVARGLEERSTEFATVRKTQGDKALPRLVRAPSGFFAGHHKIRYVS; via the coding sequence ATGGATGTCCTGGAACTCTATCGCATTGCCACGGAACGCGTTCCCGCCTATCGAAGGTTTCTCGGGGAACGGCTCGGCGCCGTTCCCGCCGTCGCCACCCTGGAGGACTTCTCCGTCCTGCCCTTCACGGACAAGGAAAGCTACATCAAACGGTACGCCCTTGAGGAGATCTGCCTCGACGGGACGCTTCGGGGCAAGCACGTGCTCTGCCGGAGTTCCGGAACCTCCGGAAAGGCCACCTACTGGCCGCAGTTGCCCGAGCAAGAACGTTACGTGGCGGACTATCTCCTGAGCGATCTGGAGGAATCCTTCGCGGTGAGCGTCAATCCCGCGCTGGTGATCGTGGCCCTGGGGCTCGGTTCGTGGATCAGCGGTGAACTCACCACCTGGGGGCTGCGAAACCTGGGGGTCCAGGGCGGAAACATCACCCTCGTCTCGCCGGGACTGAACATGGAAGAGACGGTGGAGATTCTGGAAACCTTCTCTCCCCGCTTCGCCCAGACGGTGATCTACACCTATCCGCCCTTTGCGAAGACGCTCCTCGATCTGGCGGAGCAGAAGGGTATTCCCCTGAAGGAGTTGCGCATCGCCTTCCGCCTCGCCGGAGAAGGCTACTCCGAGATCTTCCGGAGTGCGCTGAACCGGCGCATGGGACGGAACGAGGGGGATCTGTCCTCCGTTCTCTCGGGGTACGGTGCCACGGATTTCGGCAGCGCCGGCAAAGAGACGCCTTTGTGTGCGGCCATCAAACGGCTGCTCTTCGAGAACGACCTTGCGGAAGCGGTGCTGGGGAGACGGGAGATTCCCTCCCTCTGCCAGTATGATCCGGAAAGCCATTTCCTCGAAACGGACCAGGAGGAGCTGGTGGTCTCCCGCTACCAGGCGGTTCCTCTGGTGCGGTACCGCACGGGGGACCGGGGTGTTCTTCTTGGATACGACGACCTTCTGGGCCGTCTCGCCGCGGCGGGGGCGGATCCTCTGGCGTTGCTCGAACACCGGGGCATATCGCACGAGACGGTGCGTCCGCTCCCCTTCGTGCTGGTCTGGGGACGCATCGACGGAGGAGTCACCTTTTTCGGCGCCAATATCCTCGTCTCCCAGGTGAAGGAAGTGTTCGAGAGCCACCCTGAGCTGGCAAGGCTCTTTACGGGGGATTTCAGCCTTCGCAAGACCGAGGACGAGCGGCTCGACCCCGTCCTGGAGATTCTGGTGGAGCCCCGTCACGGTGTTGATCCCGATCTCGGCACGGCGGCGCGGCTCGTCGCCCGGGGGCTCGAAGAGCGCTCCACGGAGTTCGCCACGGTGCGGAAGACCCAGGGGGACAAGGCGCTGCCGCGGTTGGTGCGGGCTCCGTCGGGGTTCTTCGCGGGGCACCACAAGATCCGCTACGTTTCCTGA
- a CDS encoding iron-containing alcohol dehydrogenase, translated as MLVSRRIYWPSINLIGPGCVKEVGAEAAKLGLKKALLVTDKVLVQAGVAGKVMESLTAAGVPYVVFDEVQPNPTMKNVNDALALLKKEGCDFLVSVGGGSPQDAASAVSILATNGGDVRDYEGIAKSSRRGLPVVAVNTTAGTAAEVTVNYVITDEERKIKMVMVDPNSLAVVAVNDPALMIGKPAGLTAATGMDALTHAIEAYVTRGAYELSDHIAYKAIELIGANLRDAVKDGSDLKARSGMAWGSFVAGLSFSNCGLGIVHSMAHQLGSEYDLPHGVANAILLPYVMEFNREVCVAKFARIALALGKNVTGKTPEEASLMAVEAVKELSRDVCIPALRETAFSPKDVDKLAAQALRDVCTGGNPKDVTVDDLKALYLKAYEGA; from the coding sequence ATGCTCGTCTCACGTCGTATCTACTGGCCCTCCATCAATCTTATCGGCCCCGGCTGTGTGAAGGAAGTCGGCGCGGAAGCGGCAAAGCTTGGTCTGAAGAAGGCCCTGCTGGTAACGGACAAGGTGCTCGTCCAAGCGGGTGTGGCGGGGAAAGTCATGGAAAGCCTCACCGCAGCGGGAGTCCCCTATGTGGTTTTCGACGAGGTACAGCCCAATCCCACCATGAAGAACGTGAACGACGCCCTGGCACTCCTGAAGAAAGAAGGGTGCGATTTCCTCGTTTCCGTGGGTGGTGGTTCACCCCAGGATGCGGCATCCGCCGTGTCGATTCTCGCCACCAACGGCGGCGATGTCCGGGACTACGAGGGCATCGCCAAATCCTCGCGCCGCGGACTCCCTGTGGTGGCGGTGAACACCACCGCCGGAACCGCTGCGGAGGTGACCGTGAACTACGTGATCACCGACGAGGAGCGGAAAATCAAAATGGTCATGGTGGATCCCAACTCGCTCGCCGTTGTTGCGGTGAACGATCCGGCGCTGATGATCGGCAAACCCGCTGGGCTCACCGCCGCAACGGGCATGGATGCCCTGACCCATGCCATCGAGGCCTACGTGACCAGAGGTGCTTATGAACTCTCGGACCACATCGCCTACAAGGCAATCGAGCTTATCGGCGCCAACCTTCGGGACGCGGTAAAAGACGGCTCCGATCTGAAGGCCCGCTCCGGCATGGCTTGGGGTTCTTTTGTGGCGGGGCTTTCCTTCTCCAACTGCGGCCTCGGCATCGTGCACTCAATGGCCCATCAGCTCGGATCGGAGTACGATCTGCCCCACGGTGTGGCCAACGCCATTCTGCTTCCCTATGTCATGGAGTTCAATCGGGAGGTCTGCGTGGCGAAGTTCGCCCGCATTGCCCTGGCTCTCGGCAAGAATGTGACGGGAAAGACCCCTGAAGAAGCTTCCCTCATGGCCGTGGAGGCGGTGAAGGAACTCTCTCGGGATGTGTGTATCCCCGCTCTCCGGGAGACGGCCTTCAGCCCCAAGGATGTGGACAAGCTCGCCGCCCAGGCTCTGCGTGATGTCTGTACCGGCGGAAATCCCAAGGATGTCACCGTGGATGATCTGAAGGCCCTTTATCTGAAGGCCTACGAGGGAGCGTAG
- a CDS encoding dihydrodipicolinate synthase family protein, translating to MTERSASSHAHACAVPTDPDRFSGIFLPIPTPFRSDEELDLPALEENLSRWCATGIRGFAVMGSTGEFPALSREEKGTLLAAVADKVKGKKILLAGTGCESLRETLLLSREAAALGYDALLVLPPHYYKGSMTDATLERYFLDVADLAPLPLFLYNMPANTGINLSPALTVRLAAHPNVAGIKDSTFSASQLAAIAADMPKDFRLFAGRGSMLLATLLLGGRGGTLAVANVAPEFCVALHEAWCAGDLERARRMQFCLLPLNEAVTVRFGPAGIKAALDLAGYRGGPCRKPLLSLSSDQKEELKRILERFAEDTRDLR from the coding sequence ATGACAGAGCGCTCGGCTTCGTCTCATGCTCATGCATGCGCGGTACCAACCGACCCGGATCGTTTTTCCGGCATTTTCCTTCCCATCCCCACCCCCTTTCGTTCCGACGAGGAGCTGGATCTCCCCGCGCTGGAGGAAAACCTTTCCCGGTGGTGTGCCACGGGTATCCGCGGCTTTGCCGTGATGGGATCCACGGGGGAATTTCCCGCCCTGTCGCGGGAGGAGAAAGGAACACTCCTCGCTGCGGTGGCGGACAAGGTGAAAGGGAAAAAGATTCTTCTCGCGGGAACAGGGTGCGAATCCCTTCGGGAGACGCTCCTCTTGAGCCGGGAAGCCGCGGCCCTCGGATACGACGCGCTTCTCGTTCTGCCTCCCCACTACTACAAGGGCAGCATGACCGACGCGACGCTGGAGCGTTATTTTCTCGACGTGGCGGATCTGGCCCCCCTGCCGCTCTTTCTCTACAACATGCCCGCCAACACGGGGATCAATCTCTCGCCGGCCCTCACGGTGCGTCTCGCGGCGCACCCCAACGTGGCGGGCATCAAGGACAGCACCTTCAGTGCCTCCCAGCTCGCGGCCATCGCCGCGGATATGCCAAAGGACTTCCGTCTCTTCGCCGGGCGCGGGAGCATGCTGCTCGCTACGCTGCTTCTCGGGGGCCGGGGCGGAACGCTCGCCGTGGCGAACGTCGCGCCGGAGTTCTGCGTCGCCCTCCACGAGGCCTGGTGCGCCGGCGACCTGGAGCGCGCCCGGCGGATGCAGTTCTGTCTGCTCCCCCTCAACGAGGCGGTGACGGTCCGTTTCGGCCCCGCGGGGATCAAGGCCGCGTTGGATCTCGCGGGATACCGGGGCGGCCCCTGCCGAAAACCCCTCCTGTCCCTCTCCTCCGACCAGAAGGAGGAACTGAAGCGCATCCTGGAACGTTTTGCCGAGGACACTCGGGACCTCCGTTAA
- a CDS encoding HD domain-containing phosphohydrolase produces the protein MTAKARFFLLSLGITALFLFLAGRSFMELHSALEDYVARDGIAATVQGARMIDSYLERLESATLSAGQVVRHLYSERGLRTKAELEPVLVSLLRANRDRGVQDIFFASEAEGFFADGTAWSPPSEYDPRERSWYREAVAAGRTVLSSPYRDLITGKMLVSVTAPVHDEGEPKRLLGVAGVDVSLDYLAGMVAMQKIYTSGFGILLNGSGTFLAIPEEGFALSENILVASPAIPEELARVGVRVLSGETGFADVFFLGASQRLFFAPSTKGLFFAILFPKAVIADLVRPLFLRFALVGGGTPLLAILLFYHVARTLLRPVRDLQRTAGDVHRELSRGVDLSETARSVFSLAEGVRKRKLETAVPEFRDMLSSLEEVLVLISRQQEELTAFGQETLAMNIALDEANTTLQKRERVWASILDVFRTVAHSSEEARSLENVAGSIRDVTEAYGVTVGCVEGDAIVPFAASGYDGTGSGVEEGTPERGVMGPAKLEGSVAGRAFRTGEVQWIEHPEQDPEYLEVDSRVASEVEIPILHGGRSLGVIEIAFDKKRSRDEALLETLLPVATALGGLLSAEQSARDLRASYHYLAEKLATVTGIYHDETAEHLGRMEAYCREVASWLGRSQEEQEEIALFARLHDIGKIRVPLSLLSKPGALTPEEFELMRKHTLWGAELIGDAPWLEVGKRICLSHHEKWDGSGYPLGLSGESIPWEGRVVALADVYDALRSPRVYKQGMDHARAVEIILSGDGRTFPGHFDPEVLRLFRERHGIFEKIFESL, from the coding sequence ATGACCGCCAAGGCACGGTTTTTTCTGCTCTCGTTGGGGATCACTGCGCTGTTTCTCTTTCTCGCGGGACGGTCTTTTATGGAACTCCACTCCGCTCTGGAGGACTATGTCGCCCGGGACGGCATCGCCGCGACGGTTCAGGGCGCCCGCATGATCGACTCCTATCTGGAGCGTCTCGAGAGCGCGACCCTTTCGGCGGGACAGGTGGTTCGCCATCTCTACAGCGAGAGAGGGCTGCGCACGAAGGCCGAACTGGAGCCCGTTCTGGTTTCCCTGTTGCGGGCGAACCGGGACAGGGGAGTGCAGGACATCTTTTTCGCCTCCGAGGCGGAGGGCTTTTTCGCCGACGGCACGGCCTGGAGCCCGCCCTCAGAGTACGACCCCAGGGAACGGAGCTGGTACCGCGAGGCCGTTGCGGCGGGAAGGACCGTGCTCAGCTCTCCCTACCGGGACCTCATCACGGGGAAAATGCTCGTCAGCGTCACCGCACCCGTCCATGACGAGGGAGAACCGAAGCGGCTCCTCGGTGTCGCCGGCGTGGACGTCTCTCTCGACTATCTCGCCGGAATGGTGGCGATGCAGAAGATCTATACCTCCGGATTCGGCATCCTTCTCAACGGAAGCGGAACCTTTCTCGCCATTCCCGAAGAAGGATTCGCCCTCTCCGAGAACATCCTCGTCGCCTCGCCGGCGATTCCGGAAGAGCTTGCCCGGGTGGGAGTGCGCGTTCTCTCCGGAGAGACGGGATTCGCGGATGTCTTCTTCCTCGGTGCTTCCCAGCGCCTGTTCTTCGCCCCTTCCACGAAGGGACTCTTCTTCGCCATACTCTTTCCCAAGGCGGTGATCGCGGATCTGGTGCGCCCGCTGTTTCTTCGGTTCGCCCTTGTCGGAGGCGGTACGCCTCTGCTCGCGATCCTGCTCTTCTATCACGTGGCGAGGACGCTTCTGCGCCCCGTGAGGGACCTGCAGCGCACGGCCGGGGACGTGCACCGGGAGCTTTCCCGGGGAGTGGATCTGAGCGAGACCGCCAGATCGGTCTTCTCCCTTGCCGAGGGCGTGCGGAAGCGGAAGCTGGAGACGGCCGTCCCGGAATTTCGGGACATGCTGTCGAGCCTGGAGGAAGTGCTCGTGCTCATCTCCCGGCAGCAGGAGGAGCTCACCGCCTTCGGACAGGAGACACTGGCCATGAACATCGCGCTGGACGAGGCGAACACCACGCTCCAGAAGCGGGAACGGGTCTGGGCAAGCATTCTCGACGTGTTCCGCACGGTGGCGCATTCCTCCGAGGAAGCGCGATCTCTCGAAAACGTGGCCGGTTCCATCCGGGATGTGACGGAGGCTTACGGCGTTACCGTGGGGTGCGTCGAGGGGGATGCGATCGTTCCCTTCGCCGCGTCGGGCTACGACGGAACGGGGTCCGGTGTGGAGGAGGGGACGCCGGAAAGAGGAGTCATGGGGCCGGCGAAGCTGGAAGGTTCCGTCGCGGGCAGAGCCTTCCGGACCGGAGAGGTGCAGTGGATCGAGCATCCCGAGCAGGATCCGGAGTATCTGGAAGTGGATTCCCGCGTGGCGAGCGAGGTGGAGATCCCGATCCTCCATGGCGGCAGATCTCTCGGGGTCATCGAGATCGCCTTCGACAAAAAACGTTCCCGGGACGAGGCGCTCCTGGAGACACTTCTTCCGGTGGCGACGGCCCTGGGGGGATTGCTCTCCGCGGAACAGTCCGCCCGGGATCTTCGGGCGTCCTACCATTATCTGGCGGAAAAGCTCGCCACCGTGACGGGGATCTATCACGACGAGACGGCGGAACATCTGGGGCGCATGGAAGCCTATTGCCGCGAGGTCGCGTCCTGGCTCGGGCGCTCCCAGGAGGAGCAGGAGGAGATCGCCCTTTTTGCGCGTCTCCACGACATCGGAAAAATCCGCGTCCCCCTGTCGCTCCTCTCGAAGCCGGGAGCATTGACGCCCGAGGAATTCGAGCTGATGAGAAAGCACACGCTCTGGGGTGCGGAACTCATCGGAGACGCCCCCTGGCTTGAGGTGGGAAAGCGAATCTGTTTGAGTCATCACGAGAAATGGGACGGGAGCGGCTACCCTCTGGGGCTTTCGGGGGAAAGCATTCCCTGGGAGGGGCGCGTCGTCGCCCTGGCGGACGTCTACGATGCGCTCCGATCTCCCAGGGTGTACAAACAGGGCATGGACCACGCCAGGGCGGTGGAGATCATCCTTTCCGGCGATGGAAGAACCTTTCCGGGCCATTTCGACCCGGAAGTGCTCCGCCTCTTTCGGGAACGCCATGGCATTTTCGAGAAGATCTTCGAAAGTCTGTGA
- a CDS encoding hemolysin family protein yields MESDPASMELFLVVLLIALNGLFAMTEIAVITSRKARLEQRAAEGDTGARKALEIGEDPTHLLSAIQVGITLVGILTGYVGGASLSRALAPFLRDLPFLGAYARPVATVLVVALIAYATLVFGELVPKRIALNAPERLASLLARPMWLFSRITLPAVTFLSVSTKAVLRLFGAGDAPEHGVTEEEIRLVLAEGTASGAVEAEEKDLIERIIDLGERTVGRVMTPRTRVVWIDVEEPGPETFDLILQSGYSRFPVCAGNLDKVLGVVHVKDVLRSEMGRDNFDPSKVLRNTLFVPQHASFFDVLERFKASRIHEAVVIDEYGGVSGFVTVHDITEEIVGDLPSAHEADEPKIVSRGDGVWLVDGLLPVEELKRHFALGKLPDEEEGLYQTVGGFVVAFLGSIPAETDAFEWRGWRFEVVDMDGMRVDKVMLTLVPPAEEDEEEEETAGKM; encoded by the coding sequence ATGGAATCCGATCCCGCATCTATGGAGTTGTTCCTCGTGGTTCTTCTCATCGCTTTGAACGGATTGTTCGCCATGACGGAGATCGCCGTGATCACGTCCCGGAAAGCACGCCTGGAGCAGCGGGCCGCGGAGGGGGACACGGGTGCCCGGAAAGCCCTGGAGATCGGCGAAGATCCGACGCATCTGCTGTCGGCGATCCAGGTGGGGATCACCCTCGTGGGTATTCTGACGGGATATGTGGGGGGCGCCTCCCTGTCGAGGGCGCTCGCGCCCTTTCTGCGGGATCTGCCCTTCCTGGGGGCCTACGCGAGGCCCGTGGCCACGGTGCTGGTGGTGGCGCTCATCGCCTACGCGACGCTCGTCTTCGGCGAACTCGTTCCCAAGCGCATCGCCCTCAACGCTCCGGAGCGGCTCGCCTCCCTTCTCGCCCGTCCCATGTGGCTCTTCTCCCGCATCACGCTCCCGGCGGTGACCTTTCTCAGCGTCTCCACAAAGGCGGTGCTTCGTCTCTTCGGCGCGGGAGATGCGCCGGAACACGGCGTGACCGAAGAGGAAATCCGCCTCGTTCTCGCCGAGGGAACGGCGAGCGGCGCCGTGGAGGCGGAGGAGAAGGATCTCATCGAGCGCATCATCGACCTGGGGGAGCGCACGGTCGGTCGGGTCATGACCCCCCGGACCCGGGTCGTCTGGATCGACGTGGAGGAACCGGGTCCGGAGACCTTCGACCTGATTCTCCAGAGCGGCTATTCGCGCTTTCCCGTCTGCGCGGGCAACCTCGACAAGGTGCTCGGAGTCGTGCACGTGAAGGACGTTCTTCGCTCCGAGATGGGGCGGGACAACTTCGATCCGTCGAAGGTGCTGCGGAACACGCTTTTCGTTCCCCAGCACGCGAGTTTTTTCGACGTGCTGGAACGCTTCAAAGCCTCGCGCATTCACGAGGCGGTGGTCATCGACGAATACGGTGGGGTCTCGGGCTTCGTCACGGTGCACGACATCACCGAGGAGATCGTGGGGGACCTCCCCTCGGCGCACGAGGCGGACGAGCCGAAGATCGTCTCCCGGGGCGACGGCGTCTGGCTCGTGGACGGTCTGCTCCCCGTGGAGGAGCTGAAGCGGCACTTCGCCCTGGGAAAACTGCCCGACGAGGAGGAGGGACTCTACCAGACCGTGGGCGGGTTTGTGGTGGCCTTTCTCGGGTCCATTCCCGCCGAGACGGATGCCTTCGAGTGGAGGGGATGGCGCTTCGAGGTGGTGGACATGGACGGCATGCGGGTGGACAAGGTGATGCTCACCCTCGTTCCCCCCGCCGAGGAGGACGAAGAGGAAGAGGAAACTGCAGGGAAGATGTGA
- a CDS encoding ArsR/SmtB family transcription factor: MNDYLLERKSSVFKALAHPVRLAIAERLIEGERCVCEIAAEFPFDRTTISKHLAVLRSAGVIRDRKEGLNVYYSLSLRCLGRLLSCLDDSIRNELLSAVRALKEPGPDTSPE, from the coding sequence ATGAACGACTATCTCCTCGAACGCAAGAGTTCCGTCTTCAAGGCGCTGGCCCATCCGGTGCGCCTCGCCATCGCGGAACGCCTCATCGAGGGAGAGCGCTGCGTCTGCGAGATCGCCGCGGAGTTCCCCTTCGACCGGACCACCATCAGCAAGCACCTCGCGGTGCTCCGCAGCGCCGGGGTCATCCGGGACCGTAAGGAGGGACTCAACGTCTACTATTCCCTTTCCCTTCGCTGCCTGGGAAGGCTTCTCTCCTGCCTGGACGACTCCATCCGGAACGAACTGCTCTCGGCAGTGCGGGCGCTGAAAGAACCGGGGCCGGACACGTCTCCGGAATGA
- a CDS encoding diguanylate cyclase: MEHTVYVTPLWISATAFLFLALYGVGHAGQNRAAAPFSVFMFTTALWTALYAMGIVSVGLGEKLFWMRLRLPLLTFLPLPWFLMTVRFLNRPELLSRRRIWWFLLVPALDILFCADPRLFALLVRNNFHLVTDSSGGALLYHSGPWFWFRIAYFYGIFLWSLWLLLRNLRDVPSRFRGNAVLVLAGAFLAVVTDALFNLGIRLVPGVNLTPPLLVLTGILVALSLHRYRPFELAPVAREAVMEIMNDPVFVLDKTHRLAFVNRAAENHVGLPRSQLLGTVARDLSPPWNTILENGNGKPLRSEFPLGEHRGRQWFHLVSSPLADEQGQEMGTLVVLHDITELHRARNTAEALASTAMALASPKTDLTTLLDTIREQVSRLLDVRSLVLSIYNDVTKTWEPQYVSAPGTTELSVSHPLEDGITGHVIATKEALLFRNREEIDAFLERTGRHTSVSDRPESHMHVPLLFGDRVLGTMRVRSAEPDAYDEHDLHIFRTLASQVAVALENVRLFGEMEQLAVTDPLTGIDNRRHFFTQGEREFTRTLRYGRTLSALMFDLDHFKRINDRFGHRAGDEVLRAVAGIFRRELRTIDLLGRYGGEEFAALLPETPLDAALIAAERLRAAVEHSEIVLSGEELLTVTVSVGVAERQEQDTLDTLLERADQAMYKAKRLGRNRVEAKR; the protein is encoded by the coding sequence ATGGAGCACACCGTCTACGTCACGCCGCTCTGGATCTCCGCCACCGCGTTTCTCTTTCTCGCCCTCTACGGCGTTGGACACGCGGGGCAAAACCGCGCCGCCGCACCGTTCTCGGTTTTCATGTTCACCACCGCCCTCTGGACCGCGCTGTACGCCATGGGCATCGTCTCCGTCGGGCTGGGGGAAAAACTTTTCTGGATGCGCCTTCGTCTTCCCCTGCTCACCTTCCTCCCATTGCCCTGGTTTCTCATGACGGTGCGTTTCCTCAACCGGCCCGAACTGCTTTCTCGTCGCCGCATCTGGTGGTTCCTGCTCGTCCCCGCCCTCGACATCCTCTTCTGCGCCGACCCGCGCCTCTTCGCCCTTCTCGTTCGGAACAACTTCCATCTCGTCACCGACAGCAGCGGAGGAGCGCTGCTCTATCACAGTGGTCCCTGGTTCTGGTTTCGTATCGCCTACTTCTACGGCATCTTCCTCTGGTCACTGTGGCTGTTGCTGCGCAATCTCCGGGATGTCCCTTCCCGTTTCCGGGGCAACGCGGTCCTCGTCCTCGCGGGAGCCTTCCTCGCGGTCGTCACGGACGCGCTCTTCAACCTGGGCATTCGGCTGGTTCCCGGAGTCAACCTCACGCCGCCGCTGCTCGTTCTCACGGGGATTCTGGTGGCCCTCTCCCTCCACCGCTACCGTCCTTTTGAACTGGCTCCCGTAGCCCGGGAGGCGGTGATGGAGATCATGAACGACCCTGTGTTCGTGCTGGACAAGACCCATCGCCTCGCCTTCGTGAACCGCGCCGCGGAAAACCACGTCGGCCTGCCGCGCTCGCAACTCCTCGGCACAGTCGCCCGGGATCTCTCGCCGCCCTGGAACACCATTCTGGAAAACGGCAACGGCAAACCGCTCCGAAGCGAGTTCCCTCTTGGAGAACATCGGGGGCGTCAGTGGTTCCACCTCGTCTCCTCGCCGCTTGCGGACGAGCAGGGGCAGGAGATGGGCACGCTCGTGGTCCTCCACGACATCACGGAACTGCATCGCGCCAGGAACACCGCGGAGGCCCTCGCCTCCACCGCGATGGCGCTGGCGTCACCGAAGACCGATCTGACGACACTCCTGGACACCATCCGGGAGCAGGTCTCCCGCCTCCTCGATGTCCGGTCGTTGGTGCTCTCCATCTACAACGATGTCACAAAAACCTGGGAACCGCAGTACGTTTCCGCACCGGGTACCACGGAACTCTCGGTCAGCCACCCCCTGGAGGACGGCATCACGGGACACGTCATCGCCACCAAAGAGGCGCTGCTCTTCCGAAACAGGGAAGAGATCGACGCCTTTCTCGAACGGACCGGGCGACACACCTCCGTCTCGGACCGACCGGAATCGCACATGCACGTGCCGCTTCTCTTCGGCGACCGCGTTCTGGGAACCATGCGGGTGCGCAGCGCCGAGCCGGACGCTTACGACGAGCACGACCTCCACATTTTCCGCACCCTCGCCTCCCAGGTGGCGGTGGCCCTTGAAAACGTCCGTCTCTTCGGGGAAATGGAGCAGCTCGCCGTCACGGACCCCCTCACGGGCATCGACAACCGGCGCCATTTCTTCACCCAGGGAGAAAGAGAGTTCACCAGAACGCTTCGTTACGGGCGCACGCTTTCGGCGCTCATGTTCGACCTGGATCATTTCAAGCGCATCAACGACCGCTTCGGCCACCGCGCCGGGGACGAGGTTCTCCGGGCCGTGGCGGGGATCTTCCGAAGGGAGCTTCGGACCATCGACCTGCTCGGCCGCTACGGCGGAGAAGAGTTCGCCGCACTGCTTCCCGAAACGCCTCTCGATGCGGCCCTCATCGCCGCGGAGCGTCTCCGGGCCGCCGTGGAGCACTCGGAGATCGTCCTCTCCGGGGAGGAACTCCTCACCGTCACCGTGAGTGTCGGCGTGGCGGAACGGCAGGAACAGGACACTCTCGACACCCTTCTCGAAAGGGCTGACCAGGCCATGTACAAAGCGAAGCGCCTGGGGCGGAACCGCGTGGAGGCGAAACGCTGA
- a CDS encoding AI-2E family transporter: MDQQDKTTLRHFKVTAIPFVAIFSLILVLSYMVAVPLASPLAWAALFSFFMHPLYSLLSERLFRGRFRNIAAALVTGAILLLIVIPGVFAGTMLAREVLRNYGRILDLMVEFSGSLDVADLKAFLPQWLASRIGPLGDYVDFLRDNLQQAGGWTASRLAALSRAFAQNVFGLVWQLVVITVASFFMTRDGHLIVEYIEAVLPLSEEERLAVMNRARKLLRAVVYGITFTAAIQAVLGATGWAFAGLPTPMLFGILMFLFAMIPFVGTPLVLVPGSLYLLATGETRTGLLLLVWSLGVVSTVDNFIRPLFISEGSGAHILIVFIGVIGGLAAWGFLGIFLGPLVISLFVFFLDSYRRILEIQRRQEAERPAAARK; encoded by the coding sequence ATGGATCAGCAGGACAAGACGACCCTCCGTCACTTCAAGGTCACGGCGATTCCCTTTGTGGCTATCTTTTCCCTCATTCTCGTTCTCAGCTACATGGTGGCCGTTCCTCTCGCGTCGCCCCTCGCCTGGGCGGCGCTGTTCTCCTTTTTCATGCACCCCCTGTATTCCCTGCTTTCGGAGAGGCTCTTCCGGGGACGGTTTCGGAACATTGCCGCGGCGCTTGTCACCGGAGCGATCCTCCTGCTCATCGTCATCCCCGGCGTCTTCGCGGGGACCATGCTTGCCCGGGAAGTGCTCCGCAACTACGGGCGCATCCTCGACCTGATGGTCGAGTTCTCCGGCTCCCTCGACGTGGCGGACCTGAAGGCGTTCCTTCCCCAATGGCTCGCTTCCCGCATCGGCCCCTTGGGAGACTATGTGGACTTTCTTCGGGACAATCTGCAGCAGGCGGGGGGATGGACCGCGTCCCGCCTGGCCGCTCTTTCCCGCGCGTTTGCCCAGAACGTGTTCGGTCTCGTGTGGCAGCTTGTGGTCATCACCGTGGCCTCCTTCTTCATGACCCGGGACGGCCATCTTATTGTGGAATACATCGAGGCGGTCCTTCCCCTCTCCGAGGAGGAACGCCTTGCGGTGATGAACCGGGCGAGAAAGCTGCTCCGCGCCGTGGTGTACGGCATCACCTTCACCGCGGCGATCCAGGCCGTTCTCGGCGCGACGGGATGGGCCTTCGCGGGGCTTCCCACGCCGATGCTCTTCGGCATCCTCATGTTTCTCTTCGCCATGATTCCCTTCGTGGGAACGCCTCTCGTGCTCGTTCCCGGATCCCTGTACCTTCTCGCCACAGGAGAGACGCGCACGGGGCTGCTTCTCCTCGTCTGGAGCCTCGGCGTGGTGAGCACCGTGGACAACTTCATCCGTCCCCTCTTCATTTCCGAGGGAAGCGGCGCCCACATTCTCATCGTCTTCATCGGCGTCATCGGCGGTCTCGCCGCCTGGGGGTTTCTGGGAATCTTCCTTGGACCTCTCGTGATCTCCCTCTTCGTGTTCTTCCTGGATAGCTACCGGAGGATCCTGGAGATTCAGCGGCGCCAAGAGGCGGAGCGCCCCGCGGCGGCGCGGAAGTGA